The Streptomyces sp. NBC_01298 genome contains the following window.
CCCTGGTCCACGACCCCTCCGTGCTCCTGCTCGACGAACCGTTCAACGGCATGGACCCGCGCCAGCGCATGCAGCTCATGGAGCTGCTGCGGCGGATGGGTGACGACGGCCGCACCGTGCTGTTCTCCTCGCACATCCTGGAGGAGGTCGAACAGCTCGCGTCCCACATCGAGGTGGTCGTCGCCGGCCGGCACGCCGCCTCCGGCGACTTCCGCAAGATCCGCCGCCTGATGACGGACCGCCCGCACCGCTACCTCGTCCGCTCCTCCGACGACCGGGCCCTCGCCGCGGCCCTGATCGCCGACCCCTCCACCGCCGGGATCGAGGTGGACCTCAAGGAAGGCGCCCTGCGCATCCAGGCCGTCGACTTCGGGCGCTTCACCGAGCTGCTGCCGCGGGTCGCCCGCGAGCACAACATCCGGCTGCTGACGGTCTCGCCTTCCGACGAGTCCCTCGAGTCGGTCTTCTCCTACCTCGTCGCGGCCTGAAGGAGCTGGCACCCATGTACAACCCCACCGTTGCCCGGCTCACCTACCGGGCCCTGCTCGGCCGCCGCCGCGCACTGATCCTCTGTGCGCTGCCGGTCCTGCTGATCGCCATCTCCATCGCCGTGCGCGCCTTCACGGGCCTCGACGACAAGGTCGCCGCCGACCTCCTCGGCGGCTTCGCCCTGGCCACGATGGTCCCGCTGATCGGCGTCATCGCCGGCACCGGAGCCATCGGCCCGGAGATCGACGACGGCTCGATCGTCTACCTGCTCTCGAAGCCGGTGAAGCGCCCGACGATCATCATGACGAAGCTGACCGTCGCGATCGCCGTCACCATGGTGTTCTCCGCGATCCCGACCCTGATCGCCGGCTACATCCTCAACGGCAACGGCCAGCAGATCGCCGTCGCCTACACCGTCGCCGCCCTCGTCGCCTCGGTCGCCTACAGCGCCCTGTTCCTGCTGCTGGGCACCATCAGCCGGCACGCCGTCGTCTTCGGCCTGGTCTACGCCCTGATCTGGGAGTCGCTCTTCGGCAGCCTGGTCGACGGAGCCAAGACCCTCAGCGTCCAGCAGTGGTCGCTGGCCCTCGCGCAGAAGGTCGCCGGTGAGGGGTACGTGGACGCCACCGTCGGGCTGCCCACCGCGGCGATCCTGCTCGTCGCGGTCACCGTCGGCGCCACCTTCTACGCCGGACAGAGGCTCCGCCGCCTGACCCTGGCGGGCGAGGAGTAGGACGTCCGCACCGGCGTCCCCGGGGGCTCCGTCCGCGGATGTTTCACGTGAAACAGTGCCCCGCCCGGCCCACCGGCCAGGCGGGGCACAGCTTTGCGCGAGATCATCGGTGCATGATCGAGTACACCGAGCCCGAAGCGTCCAGGCCGGTACGGTCCTGGATACGTTCCGCGCCCGGTACCCACATATGGCTGCTGATCATCGCGGTCACCAGCATCGTGGTCGTCATCGTGCCCGACCATCTCGAACACGTCCTGCTCCACCGCAACAGCAGCAATATCCACGAGCTCGCCCGCCACCCCGTACGGGCCCTGCTCAGCAGCGCGTTCTGGATCGAGGACCCGGCCTCGCTCCCGCTCTACTTCGTCCTCTTCGAGGTCTTCCAGGCCAACGTCGAGCGCTGGCTCGGCACCCTGCGCTGGCTCTTCATCATCGCGACCGGACACATCACGGCCACGCTGATCAGCCAGAAGCTGGTCCTGATGGCCATCCAGGACAACCGAGCCCCGCGCAGCATGGTCCACGTCGTCGACATCGGCGTCAGCTACGGACTCGCGACCGCCGTCGGAGTGCTCACGTACCGGCTGCCCGGCCCCTGGCGCTGGCTCTACCTGGCCGGGTCCGTGGCCTTCTTCGGGCTCCCGCTCGTCAGCGGCGGCACCTTCACCGACTTCGGCCACGCCATCGCGCTCGCCGTCGGCCTCCTCGCATGGCCGCTGACCCGCCACCCGAACCCGCACCGCGACCTCCGCTGACGCAGGGAAATTCACTGGTACGAGGCGTGCGGCAGAGGCAGAGTGAGCCGTGCGGGGAGCAACAAGAAGGTCCGGAACAGCCACTTCGAGCGCGCCTCGCGGCGCGGGCCGTTCCGGACCTTCCGTTCGTCTTCCGCCTGGTTACGCGGCGCCCAGCAGACGCTCCAGGACCACGGCGATGCCGTCCTCCTGGTTGGAGGTGGTGACCTCGTCCGCCACCGCCTTGAGCTCCGCGTGCGCGTTGGCCATCGCCACTCCGTGCGCGGCCCAGCCGAACATCGGTATGTCGTTGGGCATGTCGCCGAAGGCGATCGTCTCCGCCGCCTTCACCCCCAGCCGGCGCGCGGCCAGCGAGAGGCCGGTGGCCTTGCTCAGCCCCAGCGGCAGGATCTCCACGACACCCGGACCGGCCATGACGATGCCGACCAGGCTGCCCACGGTCTCCCGGGCCACCCGGACGAGGGCGTCCTCGTCCAGCTCGGGGTGCTGGATGTACAGCTTGTTCAGCGGAGCCGACCAGACCTCGGCGGTGTCCTCCAGGTAGATCGCGGGAAGGCCCTCCTGGACCTGGTAGCCGGGGCCGATGAGCACCTCGCCCTCGACTCCGTCCCGGCTGGCGGCGATCGCCAGCGGACCCACCTCGGCCTCGATCTTCTCCAGGGCCAGCGCGGCCAGCTTCCGGTCGAGCGTCACCGAGGTCAGCAGCCGGTGCGCGCCCGCGTCGTAGACCTGCGCGCCCTGGCCGCAGACGGCGATGCCCTTGTAGCCGAGGTCGTCGAGGACGTGCCGGGTCCACGGCACGGCACGGCCGGTGACGATGATGTGCGCTGCGCCCGCCGCGGTGGCCGCGAGGAGGGCCTCACGGGTGCGCTCCGAGACGGTGTCGTCGCCGCGCAGCAGCGTCCCGTCGAGGTCGGTCGCGACGAGTTTGTACGGGAACGGGGCCGTGCTCACTTGGCGATCGGCTCCAGGATTTCCCGACCGCCCAGGTAGGGCCGGAGCACCGGGGGAACGTGGACCGTGCCGTCGGCCTGCTGGTGGTTCTCCAGGATCGCGACGATCGTGCGCGGGACCGCGCACAGCGTTCCGTTCAGGGTGGACAGCGGAGCGGTCTTCTTGCCGTCGCGGTAGCGGATCGACAGGCGGCGCGCCTGGAAGCCGTCACAGTTCGAGGCGGAGGTCAGCTCGCGGTACTTGCCCTGGGTGGGGATCCACGCCTCGCAGTCGAACTTGCGCGAGGCGGAGGTGCCCAGGTCTCCGGTGGCGACGTCGATGACCTGGAACGGCAGCTCCAGGCTGGTCAGCCACTGCTTCTCCCAGTCCAGGAGGCGCTGGTGCTCGGCCTCGGCCTCCTCCGGCGCGACGTACGAGAACATCTCGACCTTGTCGAACTGGTGGACGCGGAAGATGCCGCGGGTGTCCTTGCCGTACGTGCCGGCCTCGCGGCGGAAGCACGGGGAGAAGCCGGCGTAGCGCAGCGGCAGCTTGTCCGCGTCGATGATCTCGTCCATGTGGTACGCGGCGAGCGGTACCTCGGAGGTGCCGACCAGATAGAGGTCGTCGCCCTCCAGGTGGTACACGTTCTCCGCGGCCTGGCCGAGGAAGCCGGTGCCCTCCATGGCGCGCGGGCGGACCAGCGCCGGAGTGAGCATCGGGGTGAAGCCGGCCTCGGTGGCCTGGGCGATGGCCGCGTTGACGAGCGCGAGCTCCAGCAGGGCGCCGATGCCCGTGAGGTAGTAGAAGCGCGAGCCGGACACCTTGGCGCCGCGCTCGACGTCGATGGCGCCCAGGGACTCGCCGAGCTCCAGGTGGTCCTTGGGCGCGAAGCCCTCGGCGCCGAAGTCGCGGATGGTGCCGTGCGTCTCGAGGACGACGAAGTCCTCCTCGCCGCCGACGGGCACGTCCGTGTGGACGACGTTGCCGAGGCGCAGGAGCAGCTGCTTGGCGGCTTCGTCCGCCTCGTTCTGCTCGGCCTCGGCGGCCTTGACGTCCTGCTTGAGCTGATCGGCCTTCTTCAGCAGCTCGGCCCGCTCCTCCGGAGAGGCCTTGGGGATGAGCTTGCCGAGCGACTTCTGCTCGTTGCGGAGTTCGTCGAATCGCATGCCGGAGGACCTGCGGCGCTCGTCGGCGGAGAGCAGTGCGTCGACGAGGGCGACGTCCTCTCCACGGGCGCGCTGCGAGGCGCGGACACGGTCAGGGTCTTCACGGAGCAGCCGGAGGTCAATCACCCCTCCAGGCTACCGGGCCGGGCTTCGGGGGATCGCACCGATATCACGCTGCGTGTCGCTTTGTCCTAATTGCCGCGAATGGAAAACTTCGGGCGGGAGAGTGGAAGCACCCCTTCCGCGGGGCCCGATAAAACCGGCCCCATTCCCCGAAAAGGGGCGCCCCGGCAGCGATCGGGCAGCCTCTGAGCAGGGTGGAAGGGTCTTCCTTGTCCACAGGAATTCCCCAGGCGACCGGCTTATCCACAGGCTGTGCGCGGGATCTGTGGACACAGGAATAGATCAATCCCGGCTGTGGAGCGAGCGGGCCCAATCAGGGTTCAAACCACCCTCACACACTCATTCGGGTGGGAATGACTCGCCCCAAAGAGTTGATCGGTGATACAGGGGTGACGCCGTTCACCTCCCGCTCGTCAGCGCGAAACCTGCGCCACCCGACCGATTTGTCGACCTTGTCGTGTTGCTCTGTCGACTTGTCCCCAGGTCCGCACCGATACCTGTGGATAACTCTGTGGACAGTGGACAGAGCGTCAGGGGCGCCCGTCGAGGCAACGCGTCAGCCAGTCCGAGGCCGCGGTGAACTCGCTGTCGGAGGTGCCGGCCCGGGCGGCCTGGACGTCACCCTGAGCGACACCGGCGCGCGGGTAGGAACCGAGGAACCGGATCTGGGGGCAGGTGCGCTTGAGGCCCATGAGCGCCTCGCCGACCCGGCGGTCGGAGATGTGCCCCTCGGCGTCGACGGCGAAGCAGTAGTTGCCGATTCCCGCACCCGTCGGACGGGACTGGATCAGCATCAGGTTGACCCCGCGGACGGCGAACTCCTGGAGCA
Protein-coding sequences here:
- a CDS encoding HAD family hydrolase codes for the protein MSTAPFPYKLVATDLDGTLLRGDDTVSERTREALLAATAAGAAHIIVTGRAVPWTRHVLDDLGYKGIAVCGQGAQVYDAGAHRLLTSVTLDRKLAALALEKIEAEVGPLAIAASRDGVEGEVLIGPGYQVQEGLPAIYLEDTAEVWSAPLNKLYIQHPELDEDALVRVARETVGSLVGIVMAGPGVVEILPLGLSKATGLSLAARRLGVKAAETIAFGDMPNDIPMFGWAAHGVAMANAHAELKAVADEVTTSNQEDGIAVVLERLLGAA
- a CDS encoding rhomboid-like protein, which translates into the protein MIEYTEPEASRPVRSWIRSAPGTHIWLLIIAVTSIVVVIVPDHLEHVLLHRNSSNIHELARHPVRALLSSAFWIEDPASLPLYFVLFEVFQANVERWLGTLRWLFIIATGHITATLISQKLVLMAIQDNRAPRSMVHVVDIGVSYGLATAVGVLTYRLPGPWRWLYLAGSVAFFGLPLVSGGTFTDFGHAIALAVGLLAWPLTRHPNPHRDLR
- a CDS encoding ABC transporter permease gives rise to the protein MYNPTVARLTYRALLGRRRALILCALPVLLIAISIAVRAFTGLDDKVAADLLGGFALATMVPLIGVIAGTGAIGPEIDDGSIVYLLSKPVKRPTIIMTKLTVAIAVTMVFSAIPTLIAGYILNGNGQQIAVAYTVAALVASVAYSALFLLLGTISRHAVVFGLVYALIWESLFGSLVDGAKTLSVQQWSLALAQKVAGEGYVDATVGLPTAAILLVAVTVGATFYAGQRLRRLTLAGEE
- a CDS encoding ABC transporter ATP-binding protein; this translates as MSIIDIDHTSRWFGNVVAVNDVTMRIGPGVTGLLGPNGAGKSTLINMMGGFLAPSTGTVTLDGTAIWQNEQVYKQIGVVPEREAMYDFLTGKEFVVANAELHGLEEAAAQRALATVEMEYAQDRKISTYSKGMRQRVKMASALVHDPSVLLLDEPFNGMDPRQRMQLMELLRRMGDDGRTVLFSSHILEEVEQLASHIEVVVAGRHAASGDFRKIRRLMTDRPHRYLVRSSDDRALAAALIADPSTAGIEVDLKEGALRIQAVDFGRFTELLPRVAREHNIRLLTVSPSDESLESVFSYLVAA
- the serS gene encoding serine--tRNA ligase, producing MIDLRLLREDPDRVRASQRARGEDVALVDALLSADERRRSSGMRFDELRNEQKSLGKLIPKASPEERAELLKKADQLKQDVKAAEAEQNEADEAAKQLLLRLGNVVHTDVPVGGEEDFVVLETHGTIRDFGAEGFAPKDHLELGESLGAIDVERGAKVSGSRFYYLTGIGALLELALVNAAIAQATEAGFTPMLTPALVRPRAMEGTGFLGQAAENVYHLEGDDLYLVGTSEVPLAAYHMDEIIDADKLPLRYAGFSPCFRREAGTYGKDTRGIFRVHQFDKVEMFSYVAPEEAEAEHQRLLDWEKQWLTSLELPFQVIDVATGDLGTSASRKFDCEAWIPTQGKYRELTSASNCDGFQARRLSIRYRDGKKTAPLSTLNGTLCAVPRTIVAILENHQQADGTVHVPPVLRPYLGGREILEPIAK